The region GTTCTGAATGCTCTCGAGTATCTGCGCAATCTGAACAGGGATGAGCTGGTGAAGCTTCTCGAGCTTTCCCTTGCAGACACCAGGCTGTTTCACTGGAAGATCATAAATGTGGCGAGAAAAACGGGCTATCTCAGCAAGGATGTGGAGATGAACAGGGTAAACGTTAAAAAGCTGGTTCAGAGGCTCTATGAGACGCCCATATTCAGGGAGGCGATGAGGGAAATTCTCGTTGAGAAAATCGACTTCGAAAAAATTTATGATATTCTTGCGAACTTCGATGATTTTGAGGTTGTAACATATCACACAATAACCCCCGTGGGCAGTGCATCATCAAAACAGAGTTTCGACGTTCTCTTCACGTCTAAACCAATACGTGCTGTCATTGAAACCTTCAGAAAAAGGATAGAGAATGAGAACTGCCACTTTCACTGCCTTAACTGTGGCTATACGATAACACTGAAGGTCAGGATGATCGACTCCCTGCAGTGTCCCAGATGCAAATCGAGAATGGTTGCGGTTGTGAGCGGGAGGAGAGACCTGAGCAAAATTGACAGGGGAGAGCTTTACAGAATTGCAAATCTTGTCATGGTACACGGCATGAAGGCCGTTTACGCCCTGAACACGTATGGCATTGGGGTTGAGACTGCAACCAGAATTTTGCTCAATTTTTACCCCGATGAGGAAAGCTTTCTTAAAGCTCTGCTTGAGGCGGAAAAGAATTACATAAAATCAAGAGCATTCTGGGACTGATGGGTATGGATGTTGAGGAAAGGCTGAGAGAAATTAAGGAGCATTTCGGAGAGCTTATCGATGACGATACTGCGAGGTTGCTTGCAGAATACAGTCTCGGGAAGTTCGTACCGGATGCCCGTACCGGCAGGATAAGGGGTCTTGTTAAGGACAAGAGAATTTACAGGGATAGAGGATACTGCAGACTCGTGGTGGAGACCGAGGATGGTGATGTTAACCTGTACTTCTGGGATGAGGCCTATGAGGTTGCGCTGAATGACATCTTTCCTGGAATGAATGTGGAGGTTGAGGCGTCAAGGGGTGAGAGCGGATACCACGTCAGAAATGGTGAGGTTGTCAGGGTGGAGGTTGACGAGAGCCGGATAAAGACCGTGTCCGAAATAGAGAATGGCACTGTGAATGTAAAAGGGCGTATTGCAGGAATTGAAGGAATCCGGGAGACAAGGGATGGGAAGAAGCTTGCCTCTTTCGTGATAACTGATGGTAAGGTGTTCACACCACTCGTTCTGTGGGACGACAAGGTGGAGTTTGCGGAGATTCTGTCGCCGGGTGATGAGGTGATAATCTTCAATGCCTATGTGAATGAATTCAGGGGGAAGAAGAACATTCATGCCGGCAGGAATTCGTACATTGACGTCAGACGCTTTTCATGAATTCCACAACAGAGTCCACGAGCTGATCCATCGTTCCCGTATAGAAGTGATCTGTGTCAAGCTCGGTAATCTTTTTTGGTTCGCTCATCATCTCGATTATCTCTCTGCTTTCGCTGTAGGGTACAAATTCATCTTTTATAGCATAAACAATGAGCTTTGGGACTGTGCTGTCTTTGAGTGATATGCTGTTGATTTTTTTCAGGGGCGAGATCAGTATAAGGGCTTTTGCTTCCCCGGCAACATTGCTTGCAACCACAGATCCAAACGAGTAGCCCAGGACTGCAACACCGTCATGCCTTTCTCTGAGGTAGTCAAGCATGATTTTTGCATCTTCTATTTCCCCCACTCCCATTCTGAACGGCTGTTTGTAGTCAAACGACAGCGTGGAGATGTTCATCTCATTCAGAGCCTCTGAGATTCTTTCCAGACGGATGTCGAATCTGTTGCCCCCCATCAGAGGATGCGGAGGACAGAGAAGGACAGCGTCATTTCCTGCTTCTCTGTAACTTGCCCGTATGCCACCGTGAATGATTTCCATGTTGCATTATTCACACCATCAGTTAAAAATTAATACCCTCCTGACAAAATTGCCAGCAATGAATTACGCTGACATTGGTCTCAGGGTTGGGATTGAGATTCACCAGCAGCTTGACACGAGACACAAGCTCTTCTGCAACTGTCCAACCGAGCTGAGAGAGGTGGAAGAATCGAATTTCGAGTTCATCAGGTTTTTGAGGTCGAAACGGAGCGAGCTTGGAGATGTGGACCGAGCGGCAAGAGAAGAAGTGATGAGGAAAAAGAGGTTCGTCTACAAATTTTACGATACAACGTGTCTTGTTGAGGCGGACGAGGAGCCGCCGAGGGAAATAAACAGAGAAGCAATAAAGATAGGGATTCAGATTGCAAGGATGCTGAACATGGAGCTTGTTGATGAGCTTCATGTCATGAGGAAAATAGTGATCGATGGCAGCAACACGACAGGGTTCCAGCGAACGGCCCTTCTCGCCTTCGGTGGTCATGTCGATGTTGACGGTAAGAGAATAGGCATAGCAACACTCTGCATTGAGGAGGAGGCTGCCAGAAAGGTGGAGGAGAGGGGCAGTGAAACCGTGTACTCTCTGGACAGACTCGGCATACCTCTCGTCGAGATAGGGACTGAGCCGGACATTGACAGTCCTGAACTTGCCAGGAAAGCTGCATGGAGGCTGGGAATGATTCTCCGGAGTACAGGGAAGGTTAAAAGAGGTCTCGGGACAATAAGGCAGGATGTGAACATTTCAATCAGGGATGGTGCGAGGGTTGAGATCAAGGGTGTTCAGAATCTGGACATTCTTGACAAAATCGTTGAGTATGAGGTGCAGAGACAGCTGAACCTCCTGAAAATAAGGGACGAACTCAGAGAAAGGGGGGCCGAGGTCTTTAATGAAATATATGATGTTAAAGAGGTCTTTGCAGAAACAAAATCCAAGATTTTGAGGAGAGCAGAGTCCATAATGGCAGTCAGGCTATCAGGATTTGCTGGACTTGTTGGCATGGAGATACAGCCTGGTAGGAGGCTCGGTACTGAATTTGCAGACATTGCAAAAACCTTTGGCCTTGGAGGCATATTTCATACGGATGAGCTTCCCGCCTATGGCATAAGTGAGGTGGAGGTTGCGAGGCTGAGAGAGGCGGTTGGAGCCGGAGATGGCGATGCAGTAATCATCGCTTCGGGCGAAAGGGGGAAGGTCAGGAGCGCCCTCGAAAGAATCATCGAACGGGCAAGGTACTGTCTTGTGGGAGTCCCTGAGGAAACAAGAAGGGCAAACGAGGATGGAACAACTTCATACATGCGTCCTCTTCCTGGATCAGCGAGAATGTATCCGGAGACGGATGTGCCACCAGTTTCAATCGATGAAAAACTGAGGTCAGTGGAGATTCCAGAGCTTATAGAGGAAAGGGCCAAGAGGTTTGTCCGGGATTACGCTCTTCCGGAAGACCTTGCGGTTATTATGGCAGAACCATCAAATGCGAAAATCTTCGAGGAATTTGCGGGGCAGGTTGAGCCAAAGGTTGTTGCGAGGGTTCTGCACATCCTGCCGTCTCAGCTCAGGAGAGAGGGCTATGATGTTGAAAGGCTGAGTGAGGACGACTTCAGACTCACACTTTCCATGATCAGGGACGGGAAGATTGCGAAGGAGGGAGCTGAGGAGGTGCTCAAGATTCTGACACAGGAAAAGCTTGGGGAAGACGAGATTATTGCAAGGCTCTCTCCTGCTGAAGACCTGGATGGGTTCATCGCAAAGCTTGTGGAAGAGAAAAGAGATTTTATAGCAGAGAGGGGCGAACATGCATTCAAACCTCTTATGGGGCTCGTGATGAAGGAATTCAGGGGTAAGGTCGATGGAAAGATCATCGCGGAGAGGCTCAGAAATGCAATAAAACAGGCACTGGATAGCTCATAAATTGTGCTATCTTTCTTTTTCTGATCTGGATTTCTCTGTCAGATTGTGGCTTTTATCTCCGGTTTCGTCATCTCTCCGGAACTCAAACCGAAATTTTTATAAATTATTGCTACTGTGTCTCATACTAACAAGGTGGTGACATGGAGATTGGGAAGAGGATCAGGATTGAGAGAATAATGAGCAGGGACAGCGGAAATACGGTGATAGTCCCTCTGGATCATGGCGTGAGCATGGGGCCAATTGAGGGCATTGTTGATCTCCGAAAGACAATAAATGAAGTGGCGGAGGGAGGAGCAAATGCAGTTGTTGTGCATAAGGGCATTGTGGCTGAAGGTCATAGAGGGTACGGCAAGGACGTTGGACTGATACTTCACCTTTCAGCCTCTACCATGCTCTCCCCTGACCCCGACGAAAAGGTGCTTGTGGCGACTGTAGAGGAGGCGATAAAGCTTGGAGCGGATGCGGTGAGCGTTCACATAAACATCGGGAGTAACACTGAAGCGGAACAGCTCATGAAGCTGGGCAGGATAAGCCGGGATTGCAGGGAGTGGGGTGTGCCTCTGCTTGCAATGATGTATCCGAGGGGCAACGGAATAAACCAGTTTGACGAAAAAACCGTGTCCCTTGCGGTCAGAGTTGGGGCTGAGCTTGGAGCTGATATAATCAAGACAAACTTCACTGGCAGTGTGGAATCTTTCAGGAGGGTGGTTGAAGGCTGTCCAGCGCCTGTAGTGGTTGCCGGAGGTCCAAAAATGAATTCAACCGAGGAGATACTGAAGATGATAGATATGGCGATGGATGCTGGGGCAAGAGGTGTGGCCATAGGCAGAAACGTGTTTCAGGCGGAAAACCCCAGAAGGATGACTGAAGCCATCTCAATAATCGTTCATGAAAATAGGGGCTGGAGAGAGGCAATAAAACATCTGCAAGGTTAATTTTATCAATCCCTCTTTCTCTCTGTTTTTCAGGTGGTGAGTTTGAGAATACCTCTTTACATTGAGTTTGAGGGTAAAAACGTCCTGGTAATCGGTGGAGGTGGAGTTGGGACAAGCAGGGTCAGGAAGTTTCTGAACGCCGGAGCAAACGTGAGGGTTTTGAGCCTCGACTTCAGTGATGAGCTTAGAGGGATTGAGGGGGTTGAGCTTGTTGCAGGGGATGCAAGGGATGCAGATGTTCTTGAGGAGAACATTATGTGGTGTGATCTGGTGACTGTCGCAATTCCAGACATTGGCATAAATGATACGGTCATTGAGCTTGCGAGAAAGCACAAAGCTCTTGTCAATCTCGCAAATGATGCTGATAAAACAGAGGTGGTTGTTCCTTTTGACGGAGAGGTGGATGGAATCAGGTTTGCGGTTACGACCGAGGGTAAGAGCGGAGTGGTTGCCAGGGCTGTGAGAGACAAGTTTTTGAAACTGCTTCAGGAGGATGAGGAGATTCTGAACCTGCTGAAGGCGATGGATTTCCTCAAGAAATACATGAAGGAGAACGATGTCCCTGTTAGCGTGAGAATGAAGATGTATTTTGCCGTGAGCAGTGATGAACATTTCAGAAAACTTGTCAGGGATGGAAAGGTCGAGGAGGCAAAGGATTTTGCGGTGAGGTTCATTAAGGAGTATATGGAAGGCAGAAGGGAAATCGACGAGAGTGTCGTTAAGATAAGATTCTGAGGTGGTTTTCTTGGACAGAGAGCTTCTGATGAAGGCACAGTACGAAATGCCCGTCAGCGAAACTCCGTTTGTTGATCTGGCCGACAGCCTTGGTAAACCTGCAGATTATGTGGTCGAGGCTCTGAAAGAATATCTGAAAAATGGCATCGTGAAAAAAATCGGTCCCCAGCTCAACTATAAAGCCTTCCGGGGTATAAGCCACGCCGCTCTTGTGGGTGCAGAGGTCAGGGATGTTGATAGAGCTGTCAGAATAATAAATGCTGAAAAGAAGGTGAAGCATAACTTTCTGAGAGAGCATGGAGTATACAACATCTGGTTCACGATCAAGGCTCCCACAAAAGAGGAGCTTTTTGAGAGGACTAAAGAATTAATGGAGAGGTGTGGGGTCGAAAATTACGTGGTTCTGCCGAGTGTCCGGGTTTACAAGATGGATGTCAAGTACGATCTGTTCAGAGGGGTTTCATTCAGCACGAGGGTGGAGGAAAGGGCAAATGTACCGAGGGTCGAGGAGCTTGGCGTTGATGGAAAAATGCTCAGAGACATGGAGCGAAACTTCAGCGTAGAGGAAAGACCATTCAGGAAGTTTGCAGAGAAGTATGGCTATTCAGAGGCTGAGCTTGCCGATCTGGTTTCGGAGCTTATCGAGAAGAGGGTTGTTAGAGATTTCTATGCGGTGCTGAACGGGCACAATGCGGGTTTCAGGGAGAACGGCATGAATCTGATAAAGACGGACGAGCCGGAAAAAGTTGCGAAGAAGCTCCTGAGGGACATTCCCGAAATAACTCACCTCGTCCAGAGGGAGGTACCAGAGAACTGGAACTATCCGGTGTACTTTATGATTCATGCTGTAAACAGAGAAATTATAGAGCAGGTAGCAGACCGGGCAAGAAGAGCTGAAGGTGTTGAGGAGCTTGAGATTCTGTACAGCCTGAAGAGCTTCAAGGATTAATCATTTTACCTTGAACCTTCTGACATTTCCGCAGTTCAGGCATGTTACCCTGACGACACCCTTGCTCACCCTCACCCTGACCCTGTCGCTTCTGTACGGATACAGGCACTTTTTGCAGAACCTGAGCTTTTTCTTTCTCAGCCTTATTCTGTACTTTCTTGCAATTCTTGTTGCAAGCTCAACATACCGTCTGGAGAGATCGTAGTCCTCGAGCTTTACCCTGTCTGCAAGATCGAGCAGGTAGTTTATCCTCTCTCGGGCTATCTTCCTTTCGAGACCCTTCTTTCTTTTAACAGCCATTTTCACACCTGCATTTCTCAACCGGTTTAAAGCACTTCCCACACCTTCTGACCTCGATAAAGCTGTCATCAAACACAATTCTTATCTTTCTGGATTCGAGCATCGCAATGCCCAGTTTTTTTCTGGCGGATTCAAGCAACCTGCTTATCGTTGGCTGCGAAATGCCCATAAGCTCAGCCGCCTCCTTCTGGCTGAATCCCATAATATCAACAAGTCTGACAGCTTCTGCCTCGTCCGGATAAATTGCCACTTCTCCTCCTTTTTCGTGAAAGCTGAACTCAACGAATCTCTTTCTTTTCCTCCTAGGCATTTGAATATTTATTCATTAATTGGTATTTAACTGTTTTTTCACCTGTGTGGTTCTCACAGACTTTAAATCTCGTCCCCTCCAGAATGCCTCGCCACCATAAAAATCATAAACCCTACCGTTTCCCAATTTTTGAGGGTCCGTGGTCTAGTGGTTATGACGCCTGCCTCACACGCAGGAGGTCCCCGGTTCGAATCCGGGCGGACCCATCCTAATTTTCGGGTGAGTCCTGCTTTTGATTCTGGTTTCGCAGCTTCTCCATCCTCCAAAGGGCCAATGGAGATCTGTTATGATAAATCATGAGATTATTTAATTTCGTGCAAAATATATATCACCGAAAATATTTATAAGCCGAGAGATAAGATTAAGATATGCGAGAGGACAGTTATGTAAAACTGCACGAGCTGAAAGAGTTCGTCAAGACATTACCTGAAGATGCAGTATCGAGAGAGATAATCCTTGGTGAGAGGGATAAATTGTCTTTTAAGGAGTGCATGAGCAAAATAGACCTCTGGATCAGGTTGATAGAAAGGGATTTGAAGAGAATTGAGAATGAAAAATGAATTAAGTCCGTTTAACTGGAAAATTGTCTGTTTTGTGAGATAAATAAATCAAATTAAGGATCGGCTTTATTTTCGCAATGGAATACGGTCTGAACTGCCTCCAAAGACGGGAATATCCAGAGCGAGAATCATGAATTAATCTGCGGGAGGATACTTGAGAAAGGCAGGAAAGAAGCGCAGGGGGATGATCAGGTACATTCTCAGGAGATGCGATAGAGGGCTGATGCTGAAGGCTCTGATGGAGGGATAAAGTGCACAAAAACATTTAAAAAGCAATTCCCTTACCCACAGTGCCATGTCTCAGAAACCGGTTGAGGAAATCAGAACTGAGTTGAAAGAAGAGTATCCTGATATTGACTTTGACGATGATCTTCTAGCAATTGTCGGAAGCATCCCGCCAAATCCACCTGAAATGGACAGGGTGGTTTTGAGGAGGGCTGTGGAGAAGGTTATGGGATGGGGTGGATTATGAGACTCGTTTTCGACTCTGATGCGCTGATCAAGCTAACAAAGGCAGGATTGAAGGAGCTGATTGTAACCAATCTGGATATTGCCATCCCCAAAAGGGTCTACGAAGAGACTGTGAAAATTCCCAGGGGTAGAAGGTTTCCAGATGCAGAGGAGATAGAGGGAAACGTGAACTCCGGAAAAATACAGGTCAATGAAACTCAAAGAGAGAAAAAAGGAGGAATTTGAAGCAGTAAATCTTTTCAAATCGGGAGATTTTGATGCTATTGTCAGCGATGACAGGAAATTCCTCAAACAGCTTGGCAGAATGGGAATTCCATTCTCACACCATCTTCATTGATAGTTCTACTCCTCTACAGAGGAAAGCTCTCCAAGGAAGAAGCACTGTCATGCATAGAAAGGCTGAGAAAGTATATATCGAATGAGGAGTATTTAGTCAATATTGTAGAGGTGGAAAAATGGGGGAGGTAATTATCATCCGTGACTCGTCTCTCAAAAACGTCCTTGACCTGATGAAGAAGGAAGGGCTTGATGAAGAGGGGGCGATAAAAAAGATACTCCGTCTTGGCATAACAGATTACGTTCTCGAACTCTATCAGAAGGGCGAACTCACAGTCAGAGAGGTTGCTGATATTCTTGACATCAGTTTGAGAGAAGCAATCGAACTCATAGAGGAGAGAGCTGGTGGTGGGAATGTTTCTGCTGAAGAGCAGATAAAGGCTTTAGAGCTGGCAAAAAAGCTGTCAGAGTGAAAAGTGGTTGGAGTTATGAATGTCATATATGACAGAAAAGCGAACATCCTGTATCTGAAGTTTTCAGATTCAAAGCTAGTCGACTCTGACATGGTAAATGAGGACGTTGTCGTATCTTTTGATAAGGATGGTGAGATAGTGAACATCGATTTCTGCTAACCTGCAGATCAAGCTTCTATGGATTCTACAATAATCTCCAAAATTTTTCAAAAAGTTAATAAATATATTCTGAGCTTAAAGAGAATATGAAATACAATATGTTTGAAACACTAATAGAGTTTACCTGAACTGTTAAAATGAAAAATGAATTTACCAAAACTCCATACTCGCTGTTGTGGGATGAAGTTGGAATTCAGACACTTTTGTTCTATCATCTGAGAAATTCTATGAGGGGATGCGTTGATACCAGTCTGGTGATACCAGAATATAGTCCCAAAGTTCCCGAAAACGCTAAATGTACATTGCATCAGGATGTTATGCAAAAATACGCAGGAAAAGAATGGAATGGGAAAATTGATCTGTGTATTGTAGAATTTGGCGAAGATGTACTTAATCTGTTCAAAAATCCGAAAAAGTACAATAACTGCAGTTTCTGGTGTTTTGAGCCAAGACCGGTCATCGCGATGGAAATTAAATTCACGTGGAAGAATGAGATTGTAAACCATATCAAACACGACATAAAGAAACTCTACAAAATGATTGAAGATTGGGGGACTGAGCTGGTATACCTATGCCTCGTTACTGATATTGAAAATGAAAGGGACTATACGGATTTTTTAAGTTTAGTAAAGGATAAAATAGTTGATCACAGAGAAAAATTCAGAATTGCAGTGGGAACATGGTATGACAATCCCGAGACGTCGGAATTATGGAAAATTGAAAAAGTTGTAGATCGATAGGGGCTTAGTTCATGAGTACTTCCCTGGGTGATCTGCTGCAAGATCATCTGAAAAGCAAAATGGACACAACATTAATACCAGTTTACTTCCGCAACCACACGGACATGAAAATTCAGTTTCTCTTTCCACGGCTGCACTTTCAGAAAATACTGCGCCACACGATTTACAGAGCAATTTCATAATAATTGGGTTTGTCAATAATATATTAAATTACTCTTTTCAACTGATTGTTTTCAAGGTCTCCATTTAACTTGCATTTCCGTTCTCCATTTGATATATTCATTTACTGCATATTTTATCTTGTCCTTTGGTACATGGGTAAATTTCAGGAATGAGCTGATTTCTTCTATCAATTCCTTCTCCGGAGTTAATCCAAGTTCTATGAGGATTTCCTCAATTTTTTGGTAACACATATCTCTCACCAATGTATGAGTATCTATAAAGTTGTATATAGAGATTGTCTGGTATTTGTACCCAGCTTTTGCATAACACATATTTATCAGGGTCACTCTGTCGAAAGTTCAGGTCGAACATATTCTTCATAAGCCTCTTCTATCATCCTCTCGATTCCCTCCCAGTACATTAGATCTTCTTCAGACAACGTCTATGTTGTCAAGCATCTTCATCAGGTTCCTTTCCGGACTCCCGCCCTTCAGACTCTTCCCGCTGCTGTGCTCGCACTCAGCAATGCAGTACCTGCAGCTGGGATTTGGTATGATCTCCTCTCCTCTAATCTCCTTTATGTCCTTTAACAGCCCAAGAAACTCCTCCATGAGCCTGCTTGCGATTCCGGGCGAGAGCCTCGTCACCTTCCCGGTTCTCAGTTCGGCAACACGATTCCATGGTATTTCAGAGTATTTCGATCTTATCTCTCCGGGAATATTTCCGGCGGCCTCGCCTGTGCTCTCAAGGTTCCTGAGAACAGCATCAGCAACAATATCCTTTCCCTTGAAATCTTCAGAATCTTCGATGGATTCCGTGTACCTTTCTATCTTCTCAATTGCTTCGAGCATATCCTGAATGAAAAGCTCCGGGCTCCTCTTAGACATACACGATCTCCCTTTCAATTGACTTCCAGAGTAGAGGTTTGCTCATGGCTGCCTTTTTGGTGAGGATGTCAACCCTCACTCCGAGCAGATCCTCAAGAAACTCTTTCAGATCCACAATCTCCCACCCAACCGGTTCGCTGAACTCCACTATTATGTCCACATCGTGGACTACTTCCTCCTCTCTTGCGAGAGAGCCAAAAAGGCCAATACTCTTGATTTTGAACCTCTCTTTCAGAATGCTCTCGTTTTCTCTTATTTTTTGAATAACTTCTTCGAGCTTCATAATCACCCCAGCCTATAACCTAATGAATCCAGAACTTCTTTAATTTTTCCCGTCAGCCCTTCCCATCCCATCGAAAAGACTGTTCCTCCCACAGACATCCAACAAAACCGGAATTCTGGAGTGGATGACTTTTCGAGAGGTTGTGGGATGTGGGCTGATGAAAATCCGAGATCAGAATTTACACTTCTGAATCGGCCTCTGCTCACGGAATGCTTTACAGGTCCCCGATCTGCAATCTGACTTCACAGCTCCACAGCATCGATAATGTATTCTCAAGACTCTCCTCAGACTTCGCCACCTCATCATCCAACAGGCTTATCGTTTCTTCAAGCGATGCTATCCTTCTCTCAAGCACCCTCTGCCTTTCAGCAGGATTGCGTCTCTCACACTGCGACTCGAGCTTTCTGACCTCAGATTCTAGAGCCTTAAGCCTTCTTTTGAGCTCCTGGATTTTTTCAACTTCAAGCTCGAGACTCCCATTCAGGATTTCTTCAAGGAATCTGAGGGTTGTATCCAGCTTTTTCTCCTTCAGCTTTATGTTCCCCTTCCTGACCTCGGAAAGTGCACCCGAGGCGAGGTTCTTCAGATCATCCATGTTGAGCAGAAGGTGGCGGGTGTCAGTGTTGACCTTCACACCTATTGCATGGGCGTAAAGCCTGAGGGGCTTTTTTACGCGGGCAATTTTTCTGTGCACCTCGTCTTCCATTGTCCTCATCTCATGTCCTATCGCCTCCATTTCTGCCCTCAGGTTTGTGAGAATTTCACCGGCTCCTTTATCATCCTCTGATTCCACTTCCGCCCTGACACACTCAATTTCCAACAGTAGTTCAGAGAGCTCACGACTCGCCCTGTTTCTTTCTTCAATTAGGATTCTTGTCTTTTCGATCAGCCGGAGCGCGTCCTCAAGATCTCCGAGTCCAGCCTCTTTCCTCTTCTCTTCAACATCCGAGATGATGCCCGCAATGCTTCTGAGGTGGCTGTCAATCTGTTCGATCTCCGGGGCATTTACCGCAAAAAGCATTCTGAAATACTTCACCTTCATAGATGCCACTTTTTCAAGCTTTTTCGATGCTTCGAGGAACACGTCACCCGAGCTGTCCCCTGGCTCGTTTTTCCACAGTGTCAGCATGGCTGAAACAAAGTTACGGGCCTGATTCCTCAGCCTCGGGTGCACCGGATCCACGTCAAACATCTCGAGAGCCGAGACCAGGTTGACAATTTCTGCACGCATTTCTGCTTCCTTTTCCGAGATGAAAGTTTCAATACTTTTTTTGGCAGAGCCTATCATGTTCAGGACTCTGATTTCAGCCTCCTCCAGTGTTAGCTCCTCAATCTTTTTTCTTTTGAAAAATCCGAATCCCATCAACTGAAATATTCCAGAGTTCTTTATAGCCATTACTGCCAACATGGCTGAAAAAGAGTCAGTGCACAAACCCGCTCACCAAGACCCTCAGCCCACCCGGTTTACACAGTCACCAATGTTTAAATATTTTGGAAATAAACAGTAAAATCGATGAATCGGGAGCCTCTTTATTTTGAAGCAATCAATGTTGGAGATGCTGTGGAATCGATTCCGAGAACGATTGTCGAGTCTGACATCTGGATGTTTGCATACCTGACGGGCGATTTCTTTCCACTTCACACGGATGTGGAATTCTCCAGGAACACAGTTTTTGGAGAGAGGATTGCTCAGGGGATGCTTGTTCTCTCAGTTGCGCTCGGGATGATTGATCAGGTGCTACTGTCCAGGTATGATGTCAGCTCCGTTGTGGCTTTTTACGGAATAGAAGATGTGAGATTTCTCGAACCTGTTTTCATCGGAGATACGATAAGAGCGAGAGCAGAGGTTGTGGAGAAGAGAGATGCGGGAGAGAAATCAGGGGTTGTAACCTACAGGCTTGAGGTGATAAATCAAAAAAATGAGGTGGTGCTAATCGCCAGATATTCTGCACTCATCAGGAAATCTCCTGTAAAATGATCTCCTTCAATTTTATCCTGTCTGCCTTGCCGAGACGTGTGAGGGGAATCGAATCTCTTACCAGTATTTTTTTCGGAACTTTAAAGTCGGCAAGCTCTCTTTTACACGCTCCGAGAATCTCCTCGGCATCAATCTCAGCACCCGGCTTTGGAACAACTGCAAGCCATACAACCTCGCCATAAACTTCGTGCGGAGCTCCAAATGCTGCAGCAATAGCCACCTTTGGGTTTTTCATTGCAACCTCTTCAACCTCTGATGGCAGCACCGTGTAGCTTCCAACCCTTATGACTTCCTTTTTTCTGCCGACTATGTACAGCTCGCCACCCTTCATATATCCGAGATCTCCACTTACCC is a window of Geoglobus acetivorans DNA encoding:
- a CDS encoding nucleotidyltransferase domain-containing protein, which encodes MKLEEVIQKIRENESILKERFKIKSIGLFGSLAREEEVVHDVDIIVEFSEPVGWEIVDLKEFLEDLLGVRVDILTKKAAMSKPLLWKSIEREIVYV
- a CDS encoding MaoC/PaaZ C-terminal domain-containing protein, with translation MNREPLYFEAINVGDAVESIPRTIVESDIWMFAYLTGDFFPLHTDVEFSRNTVFGERIAQGMLVLSVALGMIDQVLLSRYDVSSVVAFYGIEDVRFLEPVFIGDTIRARAEVVEKRDAGEKSGVVTYRLEVINQKNEVVLIARYSALIRKSPVK
- a CDS encoding HepT-like ribonuclease domain-containing protein, which produces MSKRSPELFIQDMLEAIEKIERYTESIEDSEDFKGKDIVADAVLRNLESTGEAAGNIPGEIRSKYSEIPWNRVAELRTGKVTRLSPGIASRLMEEFLGLLKDIKEIRGEEIIPNPSCRYCIAECEHSSGKSLKGGSPERNLMKMLDNIDVV